From Variovorax sp. J2L1-78, the proteins below share one genomic window:
- a CDS encoding D-amino acid dehydrogenase, whose translation MKVVVLGSGVVGATTAYYLARAGADVTVLDRQPGPALETSFGNAGQVSPGYSTPWAAPGIPLKALKWMFQKHAPLAVRPDGTLFQLRWIAAMLRNCNDRRYTVNKERMMRIAEYSRDCLRTLRADTGIAYEHRTGGTLQLFRKAEQLAAVKRDTAVLEECGVAYELLDVDGIVQAEPALAQARDRLVGGLRLPGDETGDCQRFTTALVALAQAAGAEFRFDATATRVLHDGQRIRGIEVDGETVTADRYVLALGSYSRELLLPLGLDLPVYPVKGYSLTAPIVDASLAPVSTVLDETYKIAITRFDDRIRIGGMAELSGFDLRLKPQRRATLEMVTRDLFPGGDLEAATFWTGLRPMTPDGTPIIGATRQFPNLYLNTGHGTLGWTMACGSGKLLADLVLGQRPEIDTEGLSLERYARGGADRARGLQVAPTGRASHAG comes from the coding sequence GTGAAAGTCGTTGTCCTGGGCTCGGGCGTCGTCGGCGCCACCACCGCGTACTACCTGGCCCGCGCAGGCGCCGACGTGACGGTGCTCGACCGCCAACCCGGCCCGGCGCTGGAGACGAGCTTCGGCAACGCCGGCCAGGTGTCGCCGGGCTATTCCACGCCCTGGGCCGCACCGGGCATTCCGCTGAAGGCGCTGAAGTGGATGTTCCAGAAGCACGCGCCGCTGGCCGTGCGGCCCGACGGCACCCTCTTCCAGCTGCGCTGGATCGCCGCCATGCTGCGCAACTGCAACGACAGGCGCTACACGGTGAACAAGGAACGGATGATGCGCATCGCGGAGTACAGCCGCGACTGCCTGCGCACGCTGCGCGCGGACACCGGCATCGCCTACGAGCACCGCACCGGCGGCACGCTGCAGCTCTTTCGCAAAGCCGAGCAGCTTGCCGCGGTGAAGCGCGACACGGCCGTGCTCGAAGAGTGCGGTGTCGCCTACGAACTGCTCGATGTCGACGGCATCGTCCAGGCCGAACCCGCGCTCGCGCAGGCCCGCGACCGCCTGGTGGGCGGGCTGCGCCTGCCCGGTGACGAGACCGGCGACTGCCAGCGCTTCACCACCGCACTGGTCGCGCTGGCCCAGGCGGCCGGCGCCGAGTTCCGCTTCGACGCGACCGCCACGCGCGTGCTGCACGACGGCCAGCGCATCCGCGGCATCGAGGTCGACGGCGAGACCGTCACGGCCGACCGCTACGTGCTCGCCCTCGGCAGCTATTCGCGCGAGCTGCTGCTGCCGCTCGGCCTGGACCTGCCGGTCTATCCGGTGAAGGGCTATTCGCTCACCGCACCGATCGTGGATGCATCGCTGGCGCCGGTGTCGACCGTGCTCGACGAAACCTACAAGATCGCCATCACGCGCTTCGACGACCGCATCCGCATCGGCGGCATGGCGGAGCTCTCGGGCTTCGACCTTCGCCTCAAGCCGCAGCGCCGTGCCACGCTGGAGATGGTCACGCGCGACCTCTTCCCCGGCGGCGACCTCGAGGCCGCCACCTTCTGGACCGGTCTGCGGCCGATGACGCCCGACGGCACGCCCATCATCGGCGCGACGCGCCAGTTCCCGAACCTGTACCTGAACACCGGCCACGGCACGCTGGGCTGGACCATGGCCTGCGGCTCCGGCAAGCTGCTGGCCGACCTGGTGCTGGGGCAGCGCCCCGAGATCGACACCGAAGGTCTGTCGCTCGAGCGCTACGCGCGCGGCGGTGCCGACAGGGCGCGCGGCCTGCAGGTGGCGCCCACAGGTCGCGCGTCGCACGCCGGTTGA
- the prfB gene encoding peptide chain release factor 2 (programmed frameshift), translated as MDAEQINQIGALLADLSARTLELRGYLDYDAKAERLRTVNASLEDPNVWNDPKKAQELGREKKSLDDVVVTLDRLTSGLSDNTELFEMSKADGDMDGLKAIADDAALLEADIKQLEFRRMFNNPADPLNAFVDIQAGAGGTEACDWASMLLRQYLKYAERKGFKTQIEDETPGDTAGIKGATIKVEGDYAFGLLRTETGVHRLVRKSPFDSSGGRHTSFASIFVYPEIDDSIEIDINPSDVRTDTFRASGAGGQHINKTDSAVRLTHIPTGIVVQCQDGRSQHSNRDVAWKRLRSRLYDHEMRKRQEEQQKLEDSKTDVGWGHQIRSYVLDNSRIKDLRTNVEISATQKVLDGDLDAFIEASLKQGV; from the exons ATGGACGCAGAACAAATCAACCAAATCGGCGCATTGCTGGCAGACCTGAGCGCCCGCACCCTCGAGTTACGGGGGTATCTT GACTACGATGCCAAAGCCGAACGCCTGAGGACGGTCAACGCGTCGCTCGAAGACCCGAACGTCTGGAACGATCCGAAGAAGGCCCAGGAACTGGGCCGCGAGAAGAAGTCGCTCGACGACGTGGTCGTCACCCTCGACCGCCTCACCAGCGGCCTGTCGGACAACACCGAGCTCTTCGAGATGTCGAAGGCCGACGGCGACATGGACGGCCTCAAGGCCATCGCCGATGACGCCGCCCTGCTCGAAGCCGACATCAAGCAGCTCGAGTTCCGCCGGATGTTCAACAACCCGGCCGACCCGCTCAACGCCTTCGTCGACATCCAGGCCGGCGCCGGCGGCACCGAGGCCTGCGACTGGGCCAGCATGCTGCTGCGCCAGTACCTGAAGTACGCCGAGCGCAAGGGCTTCAAGACGCAGATCGAGGACGAAACCCCCGGCGACACCGCCGGCATCAAGGGCGCGACCATCAAGGTCGAGGGCGACTACGCCTTCGGCCTGCTGCGCACAGAGACCGGCGTGCACCGCCTGGTGCGCAAGTCGCCCTTCGACTCGTCCGGCGGGCGCCACACCAGCTTCGCCTCGATCTTCGTGTACCCGGAGATCGACGACTCGATCGAGATCGACATCAACCCGTCGGACGTGCGCACCGACACCTTCCGCGCTTCGGGCGCGGGTGGCCAGCACATCAACAAGACCGACTCGGCCGTGCGCCTGACGCACATCCCGACCGGCATCGTGGTGCAGTGCCAGGACGGCCGCAGCCAGCACAGCAACCGCGACGTGGCGTGGAAGCGCCTGCGTTCGCGCCTGTACGACCACGAGATGCGCAAGCGTCAGGAAGAGCAGCAGAAGCTCGAGGACAGCAAGACCGACGTGGGCTGGGGCCACCAGATCCGCAGCTACGTGCTGGACAACAGCCGCATCAAGGACCTGCGCACCAACGTGGAAATCTCGGCCACGCAGAAGGTGCTCGACGGCGACCTCGACGCGTTCATCGAAGCCTCCTTGAAGCAAGGCGTCTGA
- a CDS encoding hybrid sensor histidine kinase/response regulator translates to MPIDVESKLLIVDDLPENLLALQALIRGPARPVFQATSAELALALMLEHEFALAILDVQMPGMNGFELAELMRGTERTRHIPIIFVSAAGREMNYAFKGYESGAVDFLQKPLDPHVVASKVNVFVDLHRHRKALKHEMEALAAAHGEQAALVEKLQVAQADLERAVRMRDDFMSMVSHELRTPLNTLYLETQVRKLHLGKGNLAPFSPEKLPAMIERDQRQIQNMVRLIDDMLDVSRLRSGSLSIRPKPVDLAALARRVVESLVNQAEASGSTLDIEASQPIEGVWDEFRIEQVLTNLITNALRYGRGSPVAVEAMRSGDQAVMTVRDQGIGIAPEDQGRIFEQFERTDDSRKHAAGLGLGLYITREIVRAHGGEITVESVPGEGALFRVALPLHAPPDDA, encoded by the coding sequence ATGCCGATTGACGTCGAAAGCAAACTGCTGATCGTCGACGACCTTCCCGAGAACCTGCTGGCCCTGCAGGCGCTCATCCGCGGGCCTGCGCGCCCGGTGTTCCAGGCGACCTCCGCCGAGCTGGCGCTGGCGCTGATGCTGGAGCACGAATTCGCGCTCGCCATCCTCGATGTGCAGATGCCCGGCATGAACGGCTTCGAGCTGGCCGAGCTGATGCGCGGCACCGAGCGCACCCGGCACATCCCCATCATCTTCGTGAGCGCCGCCGGCCGCGAGATGAACTACGCCTTCAAGGGCTACGAAAGCGGCGCGGTCGACTTCCTTCAGAAGCCGCTGGACCCGCACGTGGTCGCCAGCAAGGTCAACGTCTTCGTCGACCTGCACCGCCATCGGAAGGCACTCAAGCACGAGATGGAGGCCCTGGCCGCCGCCCACGGCGAGCAGGCCGCGCTGGTCGAGAAGCTGCAGGTGGCGCAGGCCGACCTGGAGCGGGCGGTGCGCATGCGCGACGACTTCATGTCGATGGTGTCGCACGAGCTGCGCACGCCGCTCAACACGCTCTACCTCGAGACGCAGGTGCGCAAGCTGCACCTGGGCAAGGGCAACCTGGCGCCCTTCTCGCCCGAGAAGCTGCCGGCCATGATCGAGCGCGACCAGCGCCAGATCCAGAACATGGTGCGGCTGATCGACGATATGCTCGACGTGTCGCGCCTGCGCAGCGGCTCGCTGTCGATCCGGCCGAAGCCGGTCGACCTGGCCGCGCTCGCGCGCCGCGTGGTCGAGAGCCTGGTCAACCAGGCCGAGGCCTCCGGCTCGACCCTCGACATCGAGGCGTCGCAGCCCATCGAGGGCGTCTGGGACGAATTCCGCATCGAGCAGGTGCTCACCAACCTGATCACCAACGCCCTGCGCTACGGCCGCGGCAGCCCGGTCGCCGTGGAGGCGATGCGCTCGGGCGACCAGGCGGTGATGACGGTGCGCGACCAGGGCATCGGCATCGCGCCGGAAGACCAGGGCCGCATCTTCGAGCAGTTCGAGCGCACCGACGACAGCCGCAAGCACGCCGCCGGCCTGGGGCTGGGGCTCTACATCACCCGCGAGATCGTGCGCGCGCACGGCGGCGAGATCACCGTGGAAAGCGTGCCGGGCGAAGGCGCCCTCTTTCGCGTCGCGCTGCCGCTGCACGCCCCGCCGGACGACGCCTGA
- a CDS encoding winged helix-turn-helix transcriptional regulator, with product MIDLDRIDRKILDSLQRNGRISNAELAEQIGLSASACSERVRRLERERVITGYHARVAPAAVGRTLLVFVEIKLSAKSDDLFEQTRRELIHMPELMECHLVSGSFDYLLKFRIKGMEQYRQLLGGILKRLPVSAQSNSYVVMEELKEDTYLVVDP from the coding sequence ATGATCGACCTCGACCGAATCGACCGAAAAATCCTGGATTCGCTGCAGCGCAACGGCCGCATCTCCAATGCGGAGCTGGCCGAGCAGATCGGCCTGTCGGCCTCGGCCTGTTCGGAACGCGTGCGCCGCCTGGAGCGCGAGCGCGTCATCACCGGCTACCACGCCCGCGTGGCACCGGCGGCGGTCGGCCGCACGCTGCTGGTCTTCGTGGAGATCAAGCTCTCGGCCAAGTCCGACGACCTGTTCGAGCAGACCCGTCGCGAACTGATCCACATGCCCGAACTGATGGAATGCCACCTGGTGTCCGGCAGCTTCGACTACCTGCTCAAGTTCCGCATCAAGGGCATGGAGCAGTACCGCCAGTTGCTCGGCGGCATCCTCAAGCGGCTGCCGGTGTCGGCGCAGTCGAACAGCTACGTGGTCATGGAAGAACTCAAGGAGGACACGTACCTGGTGGTCGACCCCTGA
- a CDS encoding GAF domain-containing protein has product MDGTFEAMAQALKTGGLDAALGVLNARIRHRYSAVYRLEGTERLINLAIVDKLGEPCPDHLLDVPYDASFCQFVVRDGQFRTSNSALDARLHGHPYQGIVNSYHSVPLVSTEGRILGTVCHFDLAAYPLDDEDFELLRLAARVFATYVPRPMERASDPP; this is encoded by the coding sequence ATGGATGGAACCTTCGAGGCCATGGCGCAGGCGTTGAAGACCGGCGGGCTCGACGCCGCGCTGGGGGTGCTGAATGCGCGCATCCGTCATCGCTACAGCGCGGTCTACCGCCTCGAGGGCACGGAACGCTTGATCAACCTCGCGATCGTCGACAAGCTCGGCGAGCCGTGCCCGGACCACCTGCTGGACGTGCCCTACGACGCGAGTTTTTGCCAGTTCGTCGTCCGGGACGGGCAGTTCAGGACCAGCAATTCCGCGCTGGACGCGCGTCTCCATGGCCACCCCTACCAGGGCATCGTGAATTCGTACCACTCGGTACCACTGGTGTCGACGGAAGGACGCATCCTGGGCACGGTCTGCCATTTCGACCTGGCCGCGTACCCGCTCGACGACGAGGATTTCGAACTGCTGCGGCTCGCGGCGCGCGTCTTCGCGACCTATGTGCCGCGGCCCATGGAGCGGGCGTCCGACCCGCCGTAA
- a CDS encoding chemotaxis protein CheB — MTTAPTPLTPLHRVEAAVIGTSAGGIDALATLLADLPSPWRLPLVAVIHMPERRESRLPEVFAHRLSIPVREAEDKAPVAGGTLYFAPPSYHLSIERSREFSLSCEPPVMWSRPSIDLLMTSAADAYGPLVAGLLLTGANPDGAQGMRHIHHAGGLTAVQDPDEAAVDTMPRAALALHHPDRVLPLRALRTLLMDLNALHAD, encoded by the coding sequence GTGACGACCGCGCCGACGCCGCTGACCCCGCTGCATCGGGTCGAGGCCGCCGTCATCGGCACCTCGGCGGGCGGCATCGATGCGCTTGCCACGCTGCTGGCCGACCTGCCGTCCCCATGGCGCCTGCCGCTGGTCGCCGTGATCCACATGCCCGAGCGGCGCGAGAGCCGGCTGCCGGAGGTGTTCGCCCACCGCCTGTCGATCCCGGTGCGAGAGGCCGAGGACAAGGCGCCGGTGGCGGGCGGCACGCTCTACTTCGCGCCGCCGAGCTACCACCTGTCGATCGAGCGCAGCCGCGAGTTCTCGCTCAGTTGCGAGCCACCGGTGATGTGGTCGCGCCCGTCGATCGATCTGCTGATGACCTCGGCCGCCGACGCCTACGGACCTTTGGTGGCAGGCCTGCTGCTCACCGGCGCCAACCCCGACGGTGCGCAGGGCATGCGCCACATCCACCACGCCGGCGGCCTGACGGCCGTGCAGGACCCCGATGAAGCCGCAGTCGATACCATGCCCCGTGCGGCGCTGGCGCTTCACCACCCCGACCGCGTGCTCCCGCTGCGCGCGCTGCGTACCCTTCTGATGGATTTGAATGCGCTCCATGCCGATTGA
- a CDS encoding class 1 fructose-bisphosphatase: MTQHKISLTRYLVEQQRADGHIPGQLRLLLEVVARACKSISQAVNKGDLGGVLGTAESENVQGEVQKKLDIIANEVLIEANEWGGHLAAMASEEMDSIYVVPNRYPQGEYLLLFDPLDGSSNIDVNVSIGTIFSVLKKPEDHPGVQEADFLQAGAKQVAAGYCIYGPQTTLVLTVGDGVAMFTLDREQGSFVLTKENIQIPADTKEFAINMSNMRHWDAPVKRYIDECLAGSEGPRGKDFNMRWIASMVTDVHRILMRGGIFLYPWDKREPGKPGKLRLMYEANPMSWLVEQAGGMATNGRERILDIAPGKLHERVSVMLGSKNEVERVTRYHDPL, translated from the coding sequence ATGACGCAACACAAGATCTCACTCACCCGTTACCTCGTCGAGCAACAACGCGCCGACGGCCACATCCCCGGCCAGTTGCGGCTGCTGCTCGAGGTAGTCGCGCGCGCCTGCAAGAGCATCAGCCAGGCCGTCAACAAGGGCGATCTGGGCGGCGTGCTCGGCACCGCCGAAAGCGAGAACGTGCAGGGCGAAGTCCAGAAGAAGCTGGACATCATCGCCAACGAAGTGCTGATCGAGGCCAACGAATGGGGCGGCCACCTCGCCGCCATGGCCAGCGAGGAAATGGACAGCATCTACGTGGTGCCCAACCGCTACCCCCAGGGCGAATACCTGCTGCTGTTCGACCCGCTCGACGGCTCGAGCAACATCGACGTGAACGTGAGCATCGGCACCATCTTCAGCGTGCTGAAGAAGCCCGAAGACCACCCCGGCGTGCAGGAAGCCGACTTCCTGCAGGCCGGCGCCAAGCAGGTGGCCGCCGGCTACTGCATCTATGGCCCGCAGACCACGCTGGTGCTGACCGTGGGTGACGGCGTCGCGATGTTCACGCTCGACCGCGAGCAGGGTTCCTTCGTGCTGACCAAGGAGAACATCCAGATCCCGGCCGACACCAAGGAATTCGCGATCAACATGAGCAACATGCGGCACTGGGATGCGCCGGTGAAGCGCTACATCGACGAATGCCTGGCCGGCAGCGAAGGCCCGCGCGGCAAGGACTTCAACATGCGCTGGATCGCCAGCATGGTGACCGACGTGCACCGCATCCTGATGCGCGGCGGCATCTTCCTGTACCCCTGGGACAAGCGCGAGCCGGGCAAGCCCGGCAAGCTGCGCCTGATGTACGAGGCCAACCCGATGAGCTGGCTGGTCGAACAGGCCGGCGGCATGGCCACCAACGGCCGCGAACGCATCCTCGACATCGCGCCGGGCAAGTTGCATGAACGCGTCAGTGTGATGCTCGGATCAAAAAATGAGGTCGAGCGCGTGACGCGCTATCACGACCCGCTATAA
- a CDS encoding CheR family methyltransferase, with protein MEAIFLKYSYDFRNYTGASQKRRVRYALEQLRLPNVSALQERVLHDPTVFAQLLQFLTIPVSEMFRDPGYFLTLRQQVVPVLQTYPSVKVWVAGCSTGEEAWSLAILLREEGLLERTQIYATDINPASLDKARQGIFPMEAVRNYTANYQRAGGRQAFSDYYTAAYDAARFDPSLCANAVFADHSLATDSVFAETQLVSCRNVLIYFNRALQDRALGLFYESLCHRGFLGLGAKESIDFSSFSTRFDTLARAERIYRKAS; from the coding sequence ATGGAAGCGATCTTCCTGAAGTACAGCTACGACTTTCGCAACTACACCGGCGCGTCGCAGAAGCGCCGTGTGCGCTACGCGCTGGAGCAGTTGCGGCTGCCGAACGTCTCGGCGCTGCAGGAACGGGTGCTGCACGACCCCACGGTCTTCGCGCAGCTGCTGCAGTTCCTGACGATCCCGGTGAGCGAGATGTTCCGCGACCCGGGTTACTTCCTCACGCTGCGCCAGCAGGTCGTGCCCGTGCTGCAGACCTACCCGTCGGTCAAGGTCTGGGTGGCGGGCTGCAGCACCGGCGAGGAAGCCTGGTCGCTGGCGATCCTGCTGCGCGAGGAAGGGCTGCTGGAACGCACCCAGATCTATGCGACCGACATCAACCCGGCGTCGCTCGACAAGGCGCGCCAGGGCATCTTCCCGATGGAGGCGGTGCGCAACTACACCGCCAACTACCAGCGCGCCGGCGGACGCCAAGCCTTCTCCGACTACTACACCGCCGCCTACGACGCCGCGCGCTTCGACCCGTCGCTGTGCGCCAACGCGGTGTTCGCGGACCACAGCCTGGCGACCGACAGCGTGTTCGCCGAAACCCAGCTGGTGTCGTGCCGCAACGTGCTGATCTATTTCAACCGGGCGCTGCAGGACCGCGCGCTCGGCCTGTTCTACGAGTCGCTGTGCCACCGCGGCTTCCTCGGCCTGGGCGCCAAGGAAAGCATCGACTTCTCGTCCTTCTCCACCCGCTTCGACACGCTGGCGCGTGCCGAGCGCATCTACCGCAAGGCCTCGTGA
- the pepN gene encoding aminopeptidase N, whose product MLQLRDGQGQPLAIRREDYVAPAWWIDTVDLTFDLDPAKTRVLNRMRLRRNPDSVGGPLRLDGDELNLARVLVDGQGASFRMEAGQLVIDNLPESFELEIFTTCCPVKNTKLMGLFVSENTFFTQCEAEGFRRITYFLDRPDVMASYTVTLRADKTAYPVLLSNGNLVDSGDLPEGRHFAKWVDPFRKPSYLFALVAGKLVAREQRITTRAGRDHLLQVYVRAGDLDKTEHAMNSLINSVLWDEARFGLPLDLDRFMIVATSDFNMGAMENKGLNIFNTKYVLANQATATDADYSNIESVVGHEYFHNWSGDRVTCRDWFQLSLKEGLTVFRDQEFSMDLCADASARAVKRIEDVRVLRTAQFPEDAGPMAHPVRPDSYIEISNFYTVTIYEKGAEVVRMMQTLVGRKGFEAGITLYFKRHDGQAVTCDDFAQAIADANLDSDLSRLLPQFKRWYSQAGTPRLAAHGHYDADARTYTLRFEQTCAPTPGQPLKLPFVIPVNLGLLDASGRELPLQLDGAADVVRGTRTLVLTESAQQFTFVGVDAEPVPSILRGFSAPVILDFDYSDAQLLTLLANDPDPFNRWEAGQRLALRSALKAIDDSAAPDAPVLDTAYIDAMAAVLRNPTLDAAFKELVLTLPSETYIAEQLPVVDPQRIHAVREAMRAQLATALFAQWEAAYDENHDTGAYTPDPRSSGRRALAGMALTFLCLAARASGDTVWPGKTLQRFKDAGNMTDRFNALSALVASGHSLAAPALARFHAIFKDEALVIDKWFSLQAGSPDRGGDVLPLVKQLMKHPDFSLKNPNRARSVIFSYCSANPGAFHRPDAAGYVFWSERVCELDAINPQVAARLARSLDRWSKLAEPYRSAAREAIARVAAKPDLSKDTQEVVNRALAD is encoded by the coding sequence ATGCTGCAACTGCGTGATGGACAAGGACAGCCGCTGGCGATCCGCCGCGAAGACTATGTCGCGCCCGCCTGGTGGATCGACACCGTCGACCTGACCTTCGACCTGGACCCCGCCAAGACCCGCGTGCTCAACCGCATGCGCCTGCGCCGCAACCCGGACAGCGTCGGCGGCCCGCTGCGGCTGGACGGCGACGAGCTGAACCTGGCGCGCGTGCTGGTCGACGGCCAGGGCGCCTCGTTCCGCATGGAGGCGGGCCAGTTGGTGATCGACAACCTGCCCGAGAGCTTCGAGCTGGAGATCTTCACCACCTGCTGCCCGGTGAAGAACACCAAGCTCATGGGCCTGTTCGTGAGCGAGAACACCTTCTTCACGCAGTGCGAGGCCGAGGGCTTCCGCCGCATCACCTACTTCCTCGACCGCCCGGACGTGATGGCGAGCTACACCGTCACGCTGCGTGCCGACAAGACCGCCTACCCGGTGCTGCTGTCGAACGGCAACCTGGTCGACAGCGGCGACCTGCCCGAGGGCCGCCACTTCGCCAAGTGGGTCGACCCCTTCCGCAAGCCGAGCTACCTGTTCGCGCTGGTCGCGGGCAAGCTGGTGGCGCGCGAGCAGCGCATCACCACGCGCGCCGGCCGCGACCACCTGCTGCAGGTGTACGTGCGCGCCGGCGACCTCGATAAGACCGAGCATGCGATGAACTCGCTGATCAACTCGGTGTTGTGGGACGAGGCCCGCTTCGGCCTGCCGCTGGACCTGGACCGCTTCATGATCGTCGCCACCAGCGACTTCAACATGGGCGCGATGGAGAACAAGGGCCTGAACATCTTCAACACGAAGTACGTTCTGGCCAACCAGGCGACCGCTACCGACGCCGACTACAGCAACATCGAGAGCGTGGTCGGCCACGAGTACTTCCACAACTGGTCGGGCGACCGCGTGACCTGCCGCGACTGGTTCCAGCTCTCGCTCAAGGAAGGCCTCACCGTCTTCCGCGACCAGGAGTTCAGCATGGACCTGTGCGCCGATGCCTCGGCCCGCGCGGTCAAGCGCATCGAGGACGTGCGCGTGCTGCGCACCGCCCAGTTCCCCGAGGACGCGGGCCCCATGGCCCACCCGGTGCGGCCCGACAGCTACATCGAGATCAGCAACTTCTACACCGTCACCATCTACGAGAAGGGGGCGGAGGTGGTGCGCATGATGCAGACGCTGGTGGGCCGCAAGGGCTTCGAGGCGGGCATCACGCTGTACTTCAAGCGCCACGACGGCCAGGCCGTGACCTGCGACGACTTCGCGCAGGCCATCGCCGATGCCAACCTCGACTCCGACCTGTCGCGCCTGCTGCCGCAGTTCAAGCGCTGGTACAGCCAGGCCGGCACGCCGCGTCTGGCGGCCCATGGCCACTACGACGCCGATGCGCGCACCTACACGCTGCGCTTCGAACAGACCTGCGCCCCCACGCCCGGCCAGCCGCTCAAGCTGCCCTTCGTCATCCCGGTGAACCTGGGCCTGCTCGACGCCAGCGGCCGCGAACTGCCGCTGCAGCTGGACGGCGCAGCCGACGTGGTGCGCGGCACACGCACGCTGGTGCTGACCGAATCGGCGCAGCAGTTCACCTTCGTCGGTGTCGATGCCGAGCCGGTGCCGTCGATCCTGCGTGGTTTCAGTGCGCCGGTGATCCTCGACTTCGATTACAGCGACGCCCAGCTGCTCACGCTGCTGGCGAATGACCCCGACCCGTTCAACCGCTGGGAAGCCGGCCAGCGCCTCGCGCTGCGCAGCGCCCTGAAGGCCATCGACGACAGCGCCGCGCCCGACGCTCCGGTGCTCGACACCGCCTACATCGACGCCATGGCGGCCGTGCTGCGCAACCCGACGCTCGACGCCGCCTTCAAGGAGCTGGTGCTCACGCTGCCCTCGGAAACCTACATCGCCGAGCAACTGCCGGTGGTCGATCCGCAACGCATCCACGCGGTGCGCGAAGCCATGCGGGCGCAGCTGGCCACCGCCCTCTTCGCACAATGGGAAGCCGCCTACGACGAGAACCACGACACCGGCGCCTACACGCCCGATCCGCGTTCGTCCGGTCGCCGGGCACTGGCCGGCATGGCGCTCACGTTCCTGTGCCTCGCTGCGCGCGCATCGGGCGACACGGTGTGGCCGGGCAAGACGCTGCAGCGCTTCAAGGACGCCGGCAACATGACCGACCGCTTCAACGCGCTGTCGGCCCTGGTGGCCTCGGGCCATTCGCTGGCCGCCCCGGCGCTGGCGCGCTTCCACGCGATCTTCAAGGACGAGGCGCTGGTCATCGACAAGTGGTTCTCGCTGCAGGCCGGCTCGCCGGACCGCGGCGGCGACGTGCTGCCGCTGGTCAAGCAGCTCATGAAGCACCCGGACTTCTCGCTCAAGAACCCGAACCGCGCGCGCAGCGTGATCTTCAGCTACTGCAGCGCGAACCCCGGAGCCTTCCACCGCCCGGATGCCGCCGGCTACGTGTTCTGGTCCGAGCGCGTGTGCGAGCTCGACGCCATCAACCCGCAGGTGGCCGCCCGCCTGGCCCGCTCGCTCGACCGCTGGAGCAAGCTGGCCGAACCCTACCGCAGCGCCGCACGCGAGGCCATCGCGCGCGTGGCCGCCAAACCCGATCTCAGCAAGGACACCCAGGAAGTGGTGAACCGCGCGCTGGCCGACTGA